A window of Centroberyx gerrardi isolate f3 chromosome 6, fCenGer3.hap1.cur.20231027, whole genome shotgun sequence genomic DNA:
AAATAGTTTAAACTGGATGAGAAATGCAGAaaaaggaacagaaaaaaacaacaaaaaaccttTCAACCAaacataaatatttacataaacCCACTAAGGAAATTGAAGGGACTAATGACTTTATGAAATGACCAGTAAACCAAGCCATTGGTCGCAGCAATGAATTGAACTGCTGTATTGACAATGTGTTTCTTGGAACTGAGGAGCATTCAGCTTTCTCAGCTGTTTTCCCCCTGTTGTTGCATGCAGAGAGGCTTCATGTCAAACAAATTGTTTACAGAAATATGAAGGCCACTATCTGTAAGCCAGTGTTCTTATAGTACTCTGATGTTTCTTTTTGACTGTGAGTCAAATAAGACCAACTTGGACAACTGCCCAGTTCTTGCTGATGTACAGCTTGTtatttctgcaaaaaaaaaaacctctgttATTCTTGTGTCATGTTTTTCCCTGCTCAGAGAATGTAATGGAAAGAATTGAGAAAATATTTATGGATAAAGTGTTGAAGCTGGCTGTGGTAACTTGGTAAAGCTTCAACATAGGCTGTGGCTTGTCATAATGGGATTACAGTTCATCTGTGGTCTACTTCACTGTTGTCCATAGAGACATCGGAGCTCATCAACACACAAACCTTTCATCATAGGAAATAGCTAATACCAATAGGTAATACTAGTGACCTTTAAAAAATCTGAATATTTCTTACCTAGGCTTGAACATGCATGCTTATCACAATTTACATACATTGGATAGGCTAATGTTCACTAAAATATTAATGTCACCAGACCACCATTATGTCGCCATTATTATAGCCTCATGATATAGCAttttcatgaaaacaaaaccaaaaatatagaaataaaaaGCACTCTTCACAAATCCTCTGACTTCTAAGTGAGCTAGCTCCCAAGTTCTTTTGAACTGGCCTCTGTACCCTAACAGCTTTAATCACTCTATCGCCAGTGTTTTCATCTGGATTTAACTGGATTTAATTAAGCCTTGAAACAGTATGGTCAAGGAACTGAGTATCTTATTTTGATTTCAAACATGGAAGGATTGACTAATCATCACATCAAAACACTGACACCATTATTCTCTACCTTAGGGGGATAACTCAAAGGGTCAACGCAGGAAACCAAGTTGAGGAAATATGGAAACCTGAGAACAAgactttaaaatgaaaacagaaaaatttcaACTATATAAATACATGATCCCCAGAGATGTTACTTCTTGTACATGATGTGCTCAAGCTGTGCTAAAGAGCTCAGCTGATATTCAAAGACTCATATTTATTGTTGAAGTATGTCTGTTTCCAATTCCAGTTACATTTGCAAATTCCAGGACTCAGTGCATGAATTGAGACTTACTATTAAATCCTGAACTGAGAAGCACACTCCCCACCAAAGCTCAGTTTCCTTTTGCAAGACCAGCATGGCCATttcttaaaatgtgtttaagtgTCAGTTGATGTATTTCTAAGATCATCGAAAATGATGGCCATGTCTGTTTTACCTTGTATGTAAAGTGTTTGTTGTAAATGCAACCATCTATGCATTTTTACCAATGAACAATGCATTTTCACCTGTGCCACTGGTCCACCACAGCTTTAGAGGGCAGCCTCCAGATGATCCTGGGTTTGGGGTCTCCTGTGGCTGAACAGTTCAGTCTGAGCTGGTCCCCGTAGGACAGATCTGTGATCCGCTGGGATGTCTCCACTATCTGAGGTGCAGACTCTTGCTTCTCTACTGTCAGAGTCACCACCCTTCGCTCTGAGCCTGTAGAGCTGGTAGCGATACATTCATACTTCCCATTGTCTGTTGAAGTCACATCCTTAAGGTGGAGGGTTCCATTCTCATACACTGATACCCTGGGGTCAACAGCAGGCCTTTTAGATTGCACCACTGACCCATCGTAGAGGACCCAGTGAATAATAGGCTGTGGGTTACCCTGGCCTGTACAGGGCAGCCACAGGCTCTGGCTCACACCAGCCCTCACTTGCTGCCGCTTTTCTTCCAGGATGCCTGGGGGAGCTGCCACCACCTGCAGTCGGACTGTAGCTGTGTCAGCTCCAGCTGGGTTACTGGCGATGCATTTGTAATGACCTCTGTCATAAACAGACACCTGCTCAATGACCAGGGTCCCCTCGTTGGTCACTGATACTCTCCCCTTGTCTGAGTTATGACCCCTAACTTGGGTCCGGTTGGCCAGGATCCAGGATATCATAGGTGTGGGTCGACCCTCTGCTTTACATTTCATCTCCACAGTCTTCCCTGCATGTGACTTTATCTCCCGCATTTTTGGCTCCAGGATGCGAGAAGGGTAGGCCACCACAGAGAGGGTGACCAGCAGCTTGTCTGATCCCTGATCGTTCTCAGCTAGACATAGGTACTGGCCACGATCCTTAATGTTGGCATTCTGGATGGACAGTGTGCCGTTGTTGAACACCTCAAACTTGCCCATCCTCCCCTTGATGGTAATGGTGCTTCCTGAAGAGATCGAGACAGAGACATTTTGATGTTGTTAAAAGAAACAACTAACTTAAAAACACTCAAaaatatatcacacacacaaatacagacttaaaaacagacatttactgtACTTATCACAATTTCATATCAAAACCGGAAAGTAGTATGCATCATTGCCTAGAACAAACTACACACTCCACCCACCTTAAATTCTAAACGGATGGAAGTCAAAGCAGCAATTACAACATGTTTCATAATTCCATGGTCAAATCATTTAAACTCATCAACACTCTTGAAATCGTGGTTGCCTCTGTGACTTTCATTCACTTAGAATTAGTATTTCTAAATATTGCTGATGTTTGTGCTATTACTAGAGAATCAAAGAATTAATTCACTTTTCACCTGGTTCTTGGGGTACTTTCAGGCTACAGCTGAAACAATCTGAATATCACATATTATGATATatacaaaataacatttttaaagaaattCTCTGTGCACCTGTGCTTGAGGAGAAGCGTTTCCAGCTGATGGTTGGCTGAGGGTTTCCAACAGCCTCACATGGCAGGAAGGCATCGGAGTTGGACAACACGGTGAAGCTGGCTGCATTGCCCCCCACTATCTTGGGCTTGCTTGGCATGTCCTCGGTAGAGGGCTCAAAGCCCACAATATTGGCAGTTGTAGTCTCATAGCCAGTTACACGATTATAGACACTGGAGATGGCATCGTGTATGTCCTTCTTGTTGTATGGGGCAGGGGTGTTGGTGTATCCTTGCTCTGCTGTGAAAACGGTCCTTGTGTCAAAGGTGAGGGCTTTCTCTGAACCGCCTCTGGCTCCACTACTAGGTACAGTTGGTCTGACTCTCCTAATCATGGGCCTCTGTGTAGTGTGAccacttttcctctctgttggTGGTCTGATGTTGCTGTGGACTCTGTTCTGAGATGTGGTGTAAGGCCTTTTTGTGGTAGTTGGCCTGAATGTGGTAGTAGGGTTGGATGTGGTTGAGGTGGTCCAAGGTCTCTTGGTTGTTGTATAGGCTGACGAACTGCTCCAGTCAACTTCTTCATATgagtctgtctcctcctctgagttttGATCAGTGGAGACAGTCACTGCTGATCTGTCTGCCTCCCTGGATGGAGTGTACAGGGGCTTGGAAACTGAAATGGTCCGCTGAGGGAGTGCAGTAGTCTCCATCGTAGTTTCCATGGTGGTTTCCATGGTTGTCTCCATAGTTGTTTCCTCAGTAGTTGTAGCCTCTGTTGTGGTGGTAGGAGCTTCAGTGATTGTAGGTTTCTTGAAGGGTCTCCTGCCCCTAAAGGGCCTCCTCTTCCGCCCTAATCGTCCTCCGGCTCCGCCAGGCCTCTGTTTGATTACAAACCAATTACCAGAGTATCCCCCAGATCCAGATGATGAGGCTTCATCAGGGTTTGTCCTTGCAGGTGGTTTGACAGTAGGTGGGGAAGGTAAGGTCTGGGATTCTGGTGGCGTTTCAGCAGTCGTGGAGGACCTGGAGTGGTAGGATGGGCTGATAGTGGTTTGACGGTGTGAGCTAGGCTGCGGCGTTGTAAGCGCAGAATCAGCAGAGGAGAAATCTCCATAGTCATCGTCTGATGAgctctctgtgctctctctaTGTCTGGATGGGGACATAGTCTCAGGTTCAGCCAGAGATTCAGCTGtgggaggagcagcagggaTTGTGGTTGGGGTCATTGTCGTAGATTCAGCTGTAGTTGAGGTTGTTGTGGTGGTAGATGGTTTCCGTAGCCTGTCCagcatcttttctctttgtctgccCTTGCCTCCGAACAGCCTATTCCATGGAATCCTTCCACGGATAACCTTAgaattggtagtagtagtggtggtggagATTGTTGGTTCTTCATTTGTGGTCATATATGGATCAGGACTCGGGTCAAACTCAGGGGCATCAGCAGAGGTGATGTAGCCATTGGGCACCTCTAGCCTAGACTGGGTATGGGTGGAGGGGAGATTTGAAGTAATGTAATAGTTAGTGGTAGTAGCTGTGGTATCTTGTGTAGAGTCAGGTCTCTCTGTTCTGCGTAAAGATGAACTAGGAGAAGTTGTTGGTGTGACAACCCGCGGACCACTGGTTGCTGTCTTCTTCCTGTCCTCGTCATCATCACAGTctgagagaacaaaaaaaacaatactccTTAGTTCGATCGGTTCATATGCaatcaatagatagatagatagatacatagataggtACATAGTTTGgatttttgcatgttttgcaATACAGTATCAGCTATAAAATATACTGCATATAAAATATCAGCCTTCAGAAGCACATCAACATTAATTCAAAATGGACAATATTCATGTTTTCAGAACAAGGTTAAAAAACATCATGACTGCCTACCTGTGGTCAGTTCAATAGTATATGGCACTGTGGCATTCCCTTCCTTCTTCAGTGTGGGCTGTTTGAGTTTATTGATGAAGGAGTGTATATCAGTGATCCTATTGGGTTTGATGATCCTCCTGCGCCCTTGGAAGGTCCTCCTGCGACCCCCTCCTCGGCCCTTCTTGGGTGGGATGATATGGATGTGCTGGCGGGAGATAATGGTGGATCCAGCAGGCAGACGCGGGGATTTGATCCTCTGGGTGGTGTGGAAGGTGATCTcgtcttgctgtctctctgtggtGGTGACGGCTGTGAAGGTGGTCTGGCTTTCTGGGTCAATGGAGGTGTGGACGATTGGCTCCATCGGGCCTGGTCCATCCATCATTGGAGTAACGTTGGGGTCTGTGACAAAGGAAAGCACTGCCCCAGTGGAGGTCTCTGGCTCTCCAGGTGGTTCTCCTGAGAACTGGAGCCTGGTTTCTTGTGAAGTGTCTGTCACAGTGaggtggagagtgacaggacgTCTGTTTGAGGGTGGCTGGGTAGTTCTTTTCAGGGCATAGAACTcactggactcaccaacactTGGGATGACTGTATGGTCTGAAATCATGTCATATGGTGTGACTGCATCACTTTGAGTTTCACTCAGTCTCACTggactgtgtgtgaatgtggatTTGATTGGTGTAGGATCTGACTGTGTATATGACTCTGTTGttaatgtgtctgtgttttctgttacCTGTGCATAACTAATCTGACTTCTGTCTGGACTCTCTGTGGTATCCATGGCAATGGTTTCACTATTCTCTGTTGTGGTTAAAACATTATGCTGATTGTTCTGTGTGGTTGTCATggtttctgtctgcctgttatAATTCTCTTGGCCAAATGTTCTACTTTCTTGTGAATTATCTGTCGTTGGCTTGACTATCATTGGCACAATGATGAGCTGATCTTCACCAGAGCctccttcaccatcaccagaAAGACCAGTGTCTGAGTCTTCGTATTTTACTTTCTCTACCTCAGTGCCAGTCTTTATTCTTGACCCATCTTGGGCCTTTTTCATAAATTCAGCAAATTTCTGTGGGTCCACTTTCCTGGGTGCTTTATCATGGACTCTCCTATTGCTCCAGATACGTCTGTTGCTGACTGGACCCCTCCTTCTCTGTCCCAGTCTACCTGCAGAGCCTCCTCTGCCCTGTGACCTGAATCTGGGGTAGGGTCGGTCTGAGGTAATGGTCCTGGACTCCTGACTGGTTTTGTTAGAGGGGCTGGAAGAGGGGATCTCACTAAAGGAGACTTTGTTCTCTGCCAAGCCAGAGTCCACCTTGACCTCCATTCCCATCCCTGACCCCTCATTGTCCACCACTGTCACTTTCTCAGACCCTTCTCCAATCACTGTCACATAAGACACCAGCAGGTCAACCCCCAGGTGGTTAGCAGCCACACACCTGTAAAATCCTCGGTCCCTTACTGTGAGACCCTGAATCCACAGGGTTCCATTCTTATACACCTTCCTGTTCCCATGAGACTTGTCCAGCACTGAATGGTCAGGTAGTATCCACTGGACTGAAGCCTCAGGGCTGCCTGTGGAGCCACAGTCCAAAACCAGGTTTTCACCCAGTGGTTGAGAGAGTTGGACACCATTGACCTCTGCTTCTTCCACGTCAGGGGACAGAACTGTCATCCGGAAGCTGAGCATATCTGCGTCCAGGTAGTTTGTGGCAATGCAGCGGTACAGGCCCGTGTCGGAGGTATCCGCTCCTCGTACAGTGAGCTTCCCCTCAGCTGTGATTATGATCCTGCTGTCCTCACTGGAGTAAGGGGCTCTGACCTTAGTGCCATCTGGTAAGATCCACTCCACCGAAGGCTTTGGCTCACCCAGGGTCTGGCAGTTCAACTGTGCCACACCACCTAtgataatacaatacaatacaatataatattacTCAATATTTATTTctgatgtatgtgtatgtaaatgtatgcattaTTATAATTCTAATACAGCATTGCCACAGAGCAACTGATGTTTTGTATCCTTGTAAAGGCAatctactattttttttttatcatagaactacacactgacatttttagTCTTCTGAGTTGTTGTGAATAAATTAAGATTcacaatgttgacatttttacaGGTTACTAGGTTATCATGCATCAATTAAATGGTGGGCCAATATGGATTGAAGTGGTTTTGCATTATTTGTGGTTAGATGAGTAGAGGTCATACCAGCTATCAGCTAATTTATTCTGCATTAATCTCTAACTCCCACCTGAGAGTACAGTGTGCTCTGTCTTGGTCTCGTTGTCTCGTTTGATCATGGTCCAGCTGTAGCGGTCCCTCTTAGGTGTTGTGTTCTCCACACGCAGGTTGACCACAGACCTGTACTTAATATGCAGAGTAGAGAAAGTGGTAGTAGTCCGGTCAAGCTGGAAGTTGATCTCTCCCTGCATCAACCATGCAGGGGAAGCTTTAATCTCAGCCTCAATGTCTGTGTGGATCTCCTCTTGTCCCACCTTGGGTCTGATCTGGCTGTACCTGTACATCATCTCTGGGGTCCTGGCCAGCATCAGGCCCCTCTCCAGCCTCATGGGAGAGTCACTGTAGGTGGCCAGGATGTGCCACAGCTGCTGGATATGTTCATAGTCAATGTTACAGACCAGATAGGTAGTTATGCTGGCTGTAAGCATGGTAACATTgtttcccccttcctcctctgagGTCAGTGTCAGGTTCTCCAAAGCAGAGGGCCTCTGGACAGTGCAGGATAGACTGGCGTCATTGTGAAACTGGTCAGTCAGGTTCATCTGCATGGAGCCTATTGGGGCAATGAAGTCCTTGGGGGAAACTGGAGTAAAGTCCCCCTCATCCAGGCTGATATTTCTCTGCTTTAGATGGGGTTGGAGCCAGGGCTTGGTGCAAATGAAAGCGTCActggggagaagggagagggatcTGCTGCGGTAAGGGTCAGGATTCTCACAGACAGGGCACAGCTGGCCTCTGGGATACTTCCTGTCTCGCTTGCATTTCAGTACACCTGGAAACATTTCAATCATATGGTGTAGTGTTTAGATGGTTGCATGTCAGAAAAGAACATTGATAAAGTCTACACTATAGACGAGGGAAACCAAAAGCTGATTTATAAAACTTCAACCAcaaaatatcatcatcatcatattacAGAATTGTAAGAATTTATATGAGTTGACTTTTACACAAGCCAAGTCACGAATAAACTGTATAActtttgttcttttgtgttAGTATTTCCTGTATCTCATGATGAGATATGATCTCTGTCTCCAGTGACGTATCAGCAAAGATTTATCTATCTCCCTTGGATATGCCTTTCTTGTTGGATACTATCCCATGCACCATGAATTTCTAGGAGAAAATACGTTATCTCTTTAAAAGTCTGAGTAAAACAAACTAATTAAGTGATTTCACCAGATGattctcattcactcattcactgaATGTTTAGTAAAACTGCCAACAAATCAAGATTTAGATTCGGGAATAGTTTTGCACCCTTCACCGCACCCTTCAAATGGCTAGGTCACAGGTGCTAGAACAATGAGAAAGAAGCAGTTCCCTTGTAAACATGTTACCAACTTCACAACTTGCTAAATGCTCCCAGACTGCTCCAAAGCAAACGCACTGTTTTCCAAACCTGTGTTCCTCTGTGCCCACACTGGGAACCACTTCATACGGCAATCACATGACCAGGGGTTCCCATGGAGGAAGAGGTTCTCTAACTGGGAGCAGCCTGAGAAGATATCTGCAGGCAAGCTGGTGAGGAGGTTGTCAGACAGGTGGATGTTTCTCACTGAGGACACCTTGAACACCTGGCTATGTCTCAGCGTGATGAAAGTGTCTgggtggagctgctggagctggttGCCTTCCAGATGGACCAACTGTAGATTAGTCAGACCGTAGAAAGCCTCTGGGCTGATGAACTTTATGTGGTTGTGGTCCATGTGGAGTCTCAGCAGGCCGTCCAGGCCTTTGAACGTCTCCTTGTTGATTTCCTTTACTTTATTATAGGACATCTTCAGGACCTGTGAGAACATCATTGACAACTTGGAGATGTTTGGCATAGAAACAATATTATTGAATCAAAACTATGATGTTAACATTCTTATTTATGGCCCATTATTGAGAAAAGTCATTACATTCTTGTAAAAGCAGCAGCGTTAGTGGAGATTTGAGGTTATCCCATTTGGGAAGACAAGTCAATTTGTGCATGTTGTtcttatatataatataataatataattatttttaatacatttatccCCTCACTTGAACTGTCAGGACCTACAAACACTAGCTTTGAATTTAAGCATAGGATGCAGGCAGCTTTGTCAGGCAATTACTCAGTTCATTGACAGCATAAGAAGTGCCTTTACCTGTAAGGACTTGAGGCCTAGGAAGGCCCTGTCTTCAATACTGTGGATGGTGTTGCTATGCAGCATCAATAGCTCTAAATGTCCAAGCCCTGTAAGATCATTCTCTCTCAGGACGGTTATACTGTTGTACCTAAAAACAGAGAAGCAAAAAAGAAACTTCAGCTTGGAATTATTTATTGTCAGCTTGACTGAATGTTGACAGCCTACGGTAAGCAATTTACAGTATGGAAGTTGtagacaatgaaatgaaaagtatgattttttttcattgtggaGATCAGTGTTGAGCTTGTTACTCATTACTCATTCCAGTAAAGCAATTTGTTACTTTAAACAATACTCCCTTGGAGCAGTAATTCTTTACACTACTTTTCCATAATGGGCTATACCCAAAATTGGCACTTGCATCCTCTCTTACTGTAACTTTATACCTTGCAATAACTCAAATAGCATTGTTGTCAAAGGGCTCTAAATTGCGAACAAGCAACTTTATGATTTAGCCACTAACTCTTAAACCATATTGTATagaatttttttcccccctcagatTCCTTGGATCAAGACAAATCTACTGCACGTACTAGGGTTCATTTGGTCCATGATTGTTGATTCAGGAATCGTTTTGAATCATTTTTGTTTGACTGTGACACACAAATTAAGTTGACGGCAAAGATgtacaaacaggaagtgaggcatCATTTTTATACAACACAGAAATGTTTTAGATGGGCCCAAAAGTATGTCAGACAACATATGGTTGTGCAGACTCAATCTCTGCCAAATTTTACACGCATCATATTTCATTGCTATTCCAGAGTATTTTGATACATTACCACTTGGCCCATAAATTGAATTTTGACACA
This region includes:
- the igsf10 gene encoding immunoglobulin superfamily member 10 encodes the protein MSVCACSASYLRRWLLNAVFVLAAVLPASRGCPKSCACYVPTEVHCTFRYLTAIPDQIQPAVERINLGYNSITVLRENDLTGLGHLELLMLHSNTIHSIEDRAFLGLKSLQVLKMSYNKVKEINKETFKGLDGLLRLHMDHNHIKFISPEAFYGLTNLQLVHLEGNQLQQLHPDTFITLRHSQVFKVSSVRNIHLSDNLLTSLPADIFSGCSQLENLFLHGNPWSCDCRMKWFPVWAQRNTGVLKCKRDRKYPRGQLCPVCENPDPYRSRSLSLLPSDAFICTKPWLQPHLKQRNISLDEGDFTPVSPKDFIAPIGSMQMNLTDQFHNDASLSCTVQRPSALENLTLTSEEEGGNNVTMLTASITTYLVCNIDYEHIQQLWHILATYSDSPMRLERGLMLARTPEMMYRYSQIRPKVGQEEIHTDIEAEIKASPAWLMQGEINFQLDRTTTTFSTLHIKYRSVVNLRVENTTPKRDRYSWTMIKRDNETKTEHTVLSGGVAQLNCQTLGEPKPSVEWILPDGTKVRAPYSSEDSRIIITAEGKLTVRGADTSDTGLYRCIATNYLDADMLSFRMTVLSPDVEEAEVNGVQLSQPLGENLVLDCGSTGSPEASVQWILPDHSVLDKSHGNRKVYKNGTLWIQGLTVRDRGFYRCVAANHLGVDLLVSYVTVIGEGSEKVTVVDNEGSGMGMEVKVDSGLAENKVSFSEIPSSSPSNKTSQESRTITSDRPYPRFRSQGRGGSAGRLGQRRRGPVSNRRIWSNRRVHDKAPRKVDPQKFAEFMKKAQDGSRIKTGTEVEKVKYEDSDTGLSGDGEGGSGEDQLIIVPMIVKPTTDNSQESRTFGQENYNRSQISYAQVTENTDTLTTESYTQSDPTPIKSTFTHSPVRLSETQSDAVTPYDMISDHTVIPSVGESSEFYALKRTTQPPSNRRPVTLHLTVTDTSQETRLQFSGEPPGEPETSTGAVLSFVTDPNVTPMMDGPGPMEPIVHTSIDPESQTTFTAVTTTERQQDEITFHTTQRIKSPRLPAGSTIISRQHIHIIPPKKGRGGGRRRTFQGRRRIIKPNRITDIHSFINKLKQPTLKKEGNATVPYTIELTTDCDDDEDRKKTATSGPRVVTPTTSPSSSLRRTERPDSTQDTTATTTNYYITSNLPSTHTQSRLEVPNGYITSADAPEFDPKPTISTTTTTTNSKVIRGRIPWNRLFGGKGRQREKMLDRLRKPSTTTTTSTTAESTTMTPTTIPAAPPTAESLAEPETMSPSRHRESTESSSDDDYGDFSSADSALTTPQPSSHRQTTISPSYHSRSSTTAETPPESQTLPSPPTVKPPARTNPDEASSSGSGGYSGNWFVIKQRPGGAGGRLGRKRRPFRGRRPFKKPTITEAPTTTTEATTTEETTMETTMETTMETTMETTALPQRTISVSKPLYTPSREADRSAVTVSTDQNSEEETDSYEEVDWSSSSAYTTTKRPWTTSTTSNPTTTFRPTTTKRPYTTSQNRVHSNIRPPTERKSGHTTQRPMIRRVRPTVPSSGARGGSEKALTFDTRTVFTAEQGYTNTPAPYNKKDIHDAISSVYNRVTGYETTTANIVGFEPSTEDMPSKPKIVGGNAASFTVLSNSDAFLPCEAVGNPQPTISWKRFSSSTGSTITIKGRMGKFEVFNNGTLSIQNANIKDRGQYLCLAENDQGSDKLLVTLSVVAYPSRILEPKMREIKSHAGKTVEMKCKAEGRPTPMISWILANRTQVRGHNSDKGRVSVTNEGTLVIEQVSVYDRGHYKCIASNPAGADTATVRLQVVAAPPGILEEKRQQVRAGVSQSLWLPCTGQGNPQPIIHWVLYDGSVVQSKRPAVDPRVSVYENGTLHLKDVTSTDNGKYECIATSSTGSERRVVTLTVEKQESAPQIVETSQRITDLSYGDQLRLNCSATGDPKPRIIWRLPSKAVVDQWHRMGSRIQVLDNGTLIINSMSDKDAGDYLCVARSKIGDDLQLMKVSVSMKPAKIEPKVYRKKQVPYGNDLKVDCKASGAPEPEISWGLPDGTVVNSALQSDSSNGGGRARRYILFDNGTLYLNQVGMSEEGDYTCYAENQVGKDEMHVHITVVTAAPRIRPPSQTYAKVKPGGNIRFDCEAVGEPKPKILWMLPTNDIIAASNERYLMHVNGSLDIRDVKLIDAGEYVCMARNHAGENSKVYKLDMDGNPPVINGYHQNRTVIKDTAAKYSRKFIDCKAQGDPAPTVTWIMPDNIFLSAPYFGSRINVHHNGTLEIRNVRPTDTAEFICMARNDGGEAVMVVQLEVTSMLRRPIFKNPFNERIVSRMGKTTVLNCSADGHPVPEIIWTLPNGTRFTGGPDRGSHHHLGNDGTLVIYNPSKEDAGKYRCAAKNSMGYIEKLIVLEVGQKPYILTRPRGIIRSVSGDPLFLHCLADGSPRPSIYWTVPGGHTLTRPQILGRYQLLENGTLVVRDTTLHDRGNYICRARNDAGEALLTVPVIIIAYPPRITTGPPPNVRAMAGAPFQLNCVAIGIPKPEITWELPDRSLLSTAGQGRPMGSELLHPQGTLIIQRPTASDSGTYKCLAKNHLGTDSKVTYVRVL